A genomic region of Miscanthus floridulus cultivar M001 chromosome 3, ASM1932011v1, whole genome shotgun sequence contains the following coding sequences:
- the LOC136545146 gene encoding transcription factor JUNGBRUNNEN 1-like, with protein MPTSSTSLVVQEEQHYMAKEIMAGGDHGEGDEVVLVGDEEEEEDMLPGFRFHPTDEELVTFYLRRKVAGKRLSIEIIKDFDIYKHDPWDLPKSSSISGEKEWYFFCLRGRKYRNSIRPNRVTGSGFWKATGIDRPIHSAASGRAGDPIGLKKSLVFYRGSAGKGTKTEWMMHEFRLPPRAESTHTSPSEQEAEVWTICRIFRRNFTYKKHPQQQVAGSKVSAAAAVVVQPGESSSVTVSLESDTGDEYTNDLPQPPLQAPAVIDDYGYGYGQQQQQLQQAQWNSHALHAAATAPLLSPTMAAFHHGVLSSPAAGGLDDMYYKDGSSWDDIGRMVMELTDPSPSVFSIYDTRSYA; from the exons ATGCCGACTAGCTCTACATCGTTGGTGGTGCAAGAAGAACAACACTACATGGCAAAAGAGATCATGgctggcggcgaccatggcgaagGAGACGAGGTGGTGCTTGTGggagacgaggaggaggaggaagacatGCTTCCCGGGTTCCGGTTCCACCCCACTGACGAGGAGCTGGTCACCTTCTACCTCCGGCGGAAGGTAGCCGGGAAGCGCCTTAGCATCGAGATCATCAAGGATTTCGACATCTACAAGCACGACCCATGGGACCTTCCAA AGTCGAGCTCGATCTCGGGAGAGAAGGAATGGTACTTCTTCTGCCTGCGGGGGAGGAAGTACAGGAACAGCATCAGGCCCAACAGGGTCACCGGCTCCGGCTTCTGGAAGGCCACGGGCATCGACCGCCCCATCCATTCCGCCGCCTCCGGCCGCGCCGGCGACCCCATCGGCCTCAAGAAGTCGCTTGTGTTCTACCGTGGCAGCGCCGGCAAGGGCACCAAGACGGAGTGGATGATGCacgagttccgcctcccgccgcgcGCCGAGAGCACCCACACTTCGCCCAGCGAGCAAGAGGCGGAGGTGTGGACCATATGCCGGATCTTCAGGAGGAACTTCACCTACAAGAAGCACCCGCAGCAGCAGGTCGCCGGCAGCAAGGTgtccgccgccgcggccgtcgTCGTGCAGCCCGGGGAGTCTAGCTCCGTCACCGTCAGCCTCGAGTCGGACACCGGGGACGAGTACACGAACGACCTGCCACAGCCCCCGCTGCAAGCTCCGGCGGTGATAGACGACTACGGCTATGGCtacggccagcagcagcagcagcttcagCAGGCCCAGTGGAACAGCCACGCGCTGCATGCAGCGGCCACGGCGCCGCTGCTGTCACCGACGATGGCCGCGTTCCACCACGGCGTGCTCAGTAGCCCTGCTGCCGGCGGGCTAGACGACATGTACTACAAAGATGGGTCCAGCTGGGACGACATTGGCAGGATGGTGATGGAGCTGACGGACCCCAGCCCCAGTGTGTTCTCCATCTATGACACTAGATCATATGCCTAG